Proteins encoded within one genomic window of Bacillus sp. 1NLA3E:
- the helD gene encoding RNA polymerase recycling motor HelD: MSNHQQIEWQKEQIRVSDVIYEIEKKMVKLKEKGGAVGQDVQELRETFWNDVTVNMDEPDDIIETHTSIRQHAELLSERERSRSQIQRQIKTLTRLKNSPYFGRIDFLEEGEKQQDTIYIGIGSFMDRDDQNFLIYDWRAPISSLYYDFPPGPAQYRTPSGNISGEMELKRQFIIKNGEINGMFDSGITIRDEMLQAVLGSNADTQMKSIVATIQKEQNEIIRNERSQIVVVQGVAGSGKTSAALQRVAYLLYRYRESLSPENIILFSPNPLFNSYVSTVLPELGEENMKQSTFQEYLEQRLSKEFQLEDPFDQMEYLLTAEHSDADYQIRLRSIHYKSSMEFKIMVDCYVEKLMHDGLVFRPLVFRKKVLISKEQIYEYFYNLDRDYSIPNRVQLVKEWLVKELKKRVKLEQKKKWVEDEIQFLDKDDFIEVFQQLQEKGRFSDNTFDDFDREQELLAEMLVKQKFKPIFNRVKKFQFINMKATYQKVFEQNIEVTPDHWRQIGELTIKSLQNKTILYEDATPFVYLQDLILGKRTNGSIRHIFMDEAQDYSPFQLAFIKHLFPNSKMTLLGDINQAIYSHSAESTTLLSNSIDQTSSTETYVLTRTYRSTKPIVELTSAFIKDGDKIEPFNREGNKPTVVVVQNKEELRQNVIEQIKRYKEAGHQTIAVICKTALESRAAYEALKMTETVRLIEKGTITFETGVVVIPAYLAKGIEFDAVIIYDCSQYTEESERKLFYTACTRAMHELHLTSVGQLCPLMTNVSPQKYKLVCN; this comes from the coding sequence ATATTATCGAAACCCATACCAGCATAAGACAGCATGCTGAATTACTTTCAGAACGTGAACGAAGTCGTTCGCAAATTCAGCGACAAATAAAAACTTTGACGAGATTAAAGAATTCGCCTTATTTCGGACGGATTGATTTTTTAGAGGAAGGGGAAAAACAACAGGATACAATTTATATTGGGATCGGCTCATTTATGGATCGGGACGATCAAAACTTTCTTATTTATGATTGGCGCGCACCGATCTCAAGCCTTTATTATGATTTTCCACCTGGACCAGCTCAATATCGTACTCCGTCTGGGAATATTAGTGGAGAAATGGAATTAAAACGGCAATTTATCATCAAAAATGGAGAAATAAACGGAATGTTTGACAGTGGAATAACGATCCGGGATGAGATGCTTCAGGCTGTTCTTGGGAGCAATGCCGATACACAAATGAAGAGTATTGTTGCCACCATTCAAAAAGAACAAAATGAAATCATTCGAAATGAACGGAGTCAGATTGTGGTTGTCCAAGGAGTGGCTGGTAGTGGTAAAACGTCTGCTGCCCTACAGCGTGTAGCCTACTTGCTTTATCGCTATCGGGAATCGTTATCGCCTGAAAATATCATTTTGTTTTCACCAAATCCTTTATTTAACAGTTATGTTTCGACCGTTTTACCTGAACTAGGCGAAGAGAATATGAAGCAAAGTACATTTCAGGAATATCTTGAGCAGCGGTTAAGTAAAGAGTTTCAACTCGAGGACCCATTTGATCAAATGGAATATTTATTAACAGCTGAACATAGTGATGCTGACTATCAGATCCGGCTAAGAAGTATACACTATAAGAGTAGCATGGAGTTCAAAATCATGGTCGATTGTTATGTGGAAAAACTAATGCACGATGGATTAGTTTTTCGGCCATTAGTTTTCAGGAAAAAAGTCCTCATTAGTAAGGAACAAATATACGAGTATTTTTACAACCTTGATCGAGATTATTCTATTCCTAACCGGGTTCAACTTGTAAAAGAATGGCTAGTTAAAGAACTAAAGAAAAGAGTGAAGCTTGAACAAAAGAAAAAATGGGTCGAGGATGAAATTCAGTTTTTAGACAAGGATGATTTTATCGAAGTATTTCAGCAACTTCAGGAAAAAGGTCGATTTAGTGATAATACCTTTGATGATTTTGATCGTGAACAAGAACTATTGGCGGAAATGTTGGTCAAACAGAAGTTTAAACCAATTTTTAATCGAGTGAAAAAATTTCAGTTTATTAATATGAAAGCCACCTATCAAAAGGTATTTGAACAAAACATAGAAGTTACTCCCGATCACTGGCGTCAAATAGGCGAACTTACCATAAAAAGTCTTCAAAATAAGACAATCCTGTATGAAGATGCTACACCGTTTGTTTATTTACAGGATTTAATCTTGGGAAAAAGAACGAATGGTTCGATTCGTCATATCTTTATGGATGAAGCACAGGATTATTCGCCCTTTCAGTTAGCATTTATTAAACATCTGTTTCCGAATAGTAAAATGACGCTGCTAGGAGATATCAACCAGGCGATCTATTCGCATTCAGCTGAATCTACCACGCTACTTTCAAACAGTATTGACCAAACAAGTTCAACAGAAACGTACGTTTTAACCCGGACCTATCGTTCGACAAAACCGATCGTTGAGTTGACTAGCGCGTTCATTAAGGACGGAGATAAAATAGAACCGTTTAATCGCGAGGGGAATAAGCCGACTGTTGTGGTAGTTCAAAACAAAGAAGAGCTTCGCCAAAATGTCATTGAACAAATCAAAAGGTATAAAGAAGCGGGGCACCAAACCATTGCTGTGATTTGTAAAACAGCGCTGGAAAGCAGAGCGGCTTACGAAGCACTCAAGATGACTGAGACAGTTCGCTTAATTGAAAAGGGGACGATAACTTTTGAAACAGGCGTGGTAGTGATCCCGGCTTATCTAGCCAAAGGGATTGAGTTTGACGCTGTTATTATTTATGATTGTTCCCAGTATACCGAGGAAAGCGAACGGAAACTTTTCTATACAGCATGCACAAGGGCGATGCACGAGCTTCACCTAACATCAGTGGGACAACTTTGCCCATTAATGACTAACGTTTCGCCACAAAAATATAAGCTTGTCTGTAATTAA
- a CDS encoding class I SAM-dependent methyltransferase, with translation MSFYQNLNLYYDILFPANPTQISFIEKYSKPAARILDIAAGTGNQAILLASNGYDVTATDSEEEMVNTMAEKALNENVPLQSIRLEMEKIQLLSTSSYDVIVCIGNSIVHLNSIDEIRNMIKDIYKLLENDGTFIVQTVNYDRILNLQIQELPLIKKPEGISFRRTYEFLDEKIRFNGALTVEKDGEIQQFDHSVELYPLQSFQLVTVLQEAGFSEITLYGDFKENEYSITSPAIIAVAKK, from the coding sequence ATGAGCTTCTATCAAAATTTAAATCTATATTACGATATTCTTTTTCCAGCAAATCCTACCCAAATTAGCTTTATTGAAAAGTATTCCAAGCCTGCAGCAAGGATTCTCGATATTGCGGCTGGAACTGGGAATCAAGCGATTTTACTAGCTAGTAATGGCTATGATGTGACCGCAACAGATAGTGAAGAAGAAATGGTCAATACTATGGCTGAAAAAGCTCTGAATGAAAATGTTCCACTTCAATCTATCAGATTAGAAATGGAGAAAATTCAGCTTCTCTCCACTTCCTCTTATGATGTCATCGTGTGTATTGGTAATTCGATTGTTCATTTAAACTCTATTGACGAGATCAGAAATATGATTAAGGATATATATAAGCTCTTGGAAAACGATGGAACTTTCATTGTACAAACGGTCAACTATGATCGTATATTAAACCTACAAATTCAAGAGTTACCATTGATCAAAAAGCCTGAAGGCATCAGTTTCCGTCGCACATATGAATTTTTAGATGAAAAAATCCGCTTTAATGGGGCTTTAACTGTTGAAAAAGATGGAGAAATACAACAATTTGATCATTCTGTCGAGCTTTATCCACTTCAATCCTTCCAGCTGGTTACTGTTTTACAGGAGGCTGGTTTTTCTGAAATTACTCTTTACGGGGATTTTAAGGAGAATGAATATAGCATCACGTCTCCAGCAATTATTGCCGTAGCAAAAAAATAA
- a CDS encoding TIGR04190 family B12-binding domain/radical SAM domain protein: MKYDLVLLHAPSVYDFRENSLLAGPISDVVPSSPVFEMYPIGLTSIADYLERHGLRVKIVNIANRMLMNPSFDVEKKIKSINATAFGIDLHWLPHAHGSIELAKIVKKIHPDVPMIFGGLSATYYHQELLEYPFIDFVMRGDSTEKLMLMLIEEIKYGKKNFSDIPNLTWKNNKEVISNPLSYVPDSLDEFDVPGYRYSIKSVFKYFNYKDPLPYNGWLQYPNTAILTARGCTQGCLICGGSKMSYEQNCNRPGLALRSPEKLVEDILFIQRFSRAPIFILHDIRQGGKEFVDDFLGRLKKINLKNELVFELFQYADEEFFKKIEDAVPKYSMELTLETHDEGIRRFNGKFRCTNQKVIDTLNYALNHGCAKIDLFFMVGIPDQDYASALKNVDFCEEIHQACNQDRRLSYFIAPLAPFLDPASPAFENPDLYGYKKFCNTLEDHREAIKAPSWKYMLSYETTKMTRDDIVNSTYESAQLLNEFKLKYKLIDLETYEDVKGKILASIHYIEKIDQIITLPEAEKTLALAKIKKEIQEVNEYSICGENELKWEVKKHYANFFSLTLVGMELLLEDIAVTLKKQLSFKTRTQVKLDN; the protein is encoded by the coding sequence TTGAAATACGACCTAGTCCTCCTGCATGCTCCAAGTGTTTATGATTTTCGAGAAAATTCTTTATTAGCTGGTCCAATCAGTGATGTGGTACCATCTTCTCCCGTTTTCGAAATGTATCCAATTGGATTGACCAGTATTGCTGACTATTTAGAAAGACATGGATTGCGAGTGAAAATTGTTAACATCGCCAACCGAATGTTAATGAATCCATCGTTCGATGTTGAGAAAAAAATAAAAAGTATTAATGCTACAGCATTTGGAATAGATCTCCATTGGCTACCACACGCTCATGGTAGTATTGAGTTAGCTAAAATAGTGAAAAAAATTCATCCGGATGTACCCATGATTTTTGGTGGGTTGTCAGCCACTTACTATCACCAAGAATTATTGGAATATCCATTTATCGATTTTGTAATGCGCGGCGATTCAACTGAAAAATTAATGCTCATGTTAATCGAAGAGATTAAGTATGGTAAAAAGAATTTTTCAGATATCCCAAATTTAACTTGGAAAAACAATAAAGAAGTGATTAGTAACCCCTTATCATACGTTCCAGACAGTTTGGATGAATTTGATGTTCCAGGATACCGCTATTCAATAAAATCTGTATTTAAATACTTTAACTATAAGGATCCCCTTCCGTATAACGGTTGGTTGCAATACCCTAATACAGCTATCTTAACAGCACGTGGTTGTACACAAGGCTGTCTCATTTGTGGTGGCTCTAAAATGTCTTATGAGCAAAACTGTAATCGTCCTGGTCTTGCATTAAGATCACCAGAAAAATTGGTTGAGGATATCCTATTTATTCAAAGATTCAGTCGTGCACCAATTTTTATCCTCCATGATATTCGTCAAGGTGGGAAGGAATTTGTCGATGACTTCTTAGGTCGATTAAAGAAAATCAACTTAAAGAATGAGCTAGTGTTCGAATTGTTTCAATATGCTGATGAGGAATTTTTCAAAAAAATTGAAGATGCTGTTCCAAAATATAGCATGGAACTTACTTTGGAGACACATGATGAGGGAATTAGACGGTTCAACGGGAAGTTCCGATGCACTAATCAAAAAGTTATTGACACTTTAAATTATGCCTTAAACCATGGCTGTGCAAAAATCGACCTATTTTTCATGGTGGGAATTCCAGACCAAGATTATGCAAGTGCTTTGAAAAACGTGGACTTCTGTGAAGAAATCCACCAAGCATGCAATCAAGATCGCCGCTTATCTTATTTTATTGCTCCGTTAGCACCTTTCTTAGATCCTGCTAGCCCGGCATTTGAAAACCCTGACCTTTACGGTTACAAAAAATTCTGTAACACACTTGAAGATCACCGTGAGGCCATTAAAGCCCCTTCTTGGAAATATATGTTAAGCTATGAAACGACCAAAATGACAAGAGATGACATTGTTAACTCTACTTATGAATCTGCTCAGCTTCTTAATGAGTTTAAGCTAAAGTACAAGCTGATTGACTTGGAAACTTATGAAGATGTTAAAGGGAAAATTCTCGCCTCTATTCATTATATCGAGAAAATTGATCAGATTATCACTTTACCAGAAGCAGAAAAAACACTTGCGCTTGCTAAAATAAAAAAAGAAATTCAAGAAGTAAATGAATACAGTATTTGTGGAGAAAACGAGCTAAAATGGGAAGTTAAAAAACACTATGCTAACTTCTTCTCACTTACATTGGTTGGAATGGAGCTTCTTTTAGAGGATATTGCCGTAACTCTGAAGAAGCAGTTATCGTTCAAAACCCGCACTCAAGTAAAACTGGATAACTAA
- a CDS encoding ABC-F family ATP-binding cassette domain-containing protein encodes MSLLSVEKLSHTFGDRTLFKDVSFRLLDADHVGLVGANGVGKSTLMNIITNQLIHDDGRVEWTPSVKYGYLDQHTVLTPGKTMRDILRDAFLPLFEQEALLNEVTSKMATATPEELGVLLDEMGKIQDRLDAGGFYNLDMKIEEAARGLGLDAIGLDRDVSALSGGQRTKVLLAKLLLEQPQVLLLDEPTNYLDVEHIRWLTNYLKEYPYAFILISHDTEFMNPVSNVIFHLEFSKLTRYTASYEKFLELAEINKNQHINAYEKQKEFIKKQEDFIAKNKARYSTTGRAKSRQKQLDRIERIDRPETAVKPTFSFKESRSSSRYVFEGKDIEIGYDHPLLPKMSMTIERGDKIAIIGCNGVGKSTLLKTMLGKIEPLNGKIERGDFLFPSYFEQEVKAQGITPIDDLWNAFPIMDQNQVRSALARCGLKNEHISRPLNQLSGGEQAKVRICKLQMNESNWLLFDEPTNHLDIAAKAELQRAMQEYKGTIVLVCHEPDFYEGWVTKVWNVEEWAQEAVK; translated from the coding sequence ATGAGTTTATTATCAGTTGAAAAGTTAAGTCATACATTTGGCGATCGCACCCTGTTTAAGGATGTTTCATTCCGTCTATTAGACGCAGATCATGTTGGATTAGTAGGAGCAAATGGAGTCGGGAAGTCCACTTTAATGAACATTATTACTAATCAATTAATTCATGATGACGGTCGGGTTGAGTGGACTCCGAGTGTAAAATACGGATACCTGGATCAGCATACTGTTCTAACACCAGGAAAAACCATGCGTGATATTTTAAGAGATGCTTTCCTTCCTCTATTTGAACAAGAGGCACTATTAAACGAAGTAACCTCTAAAATGGCCACTGCCACTCCTGAAGAGTTGGGAGTTTTACTCGATGAAATGGGTAAAATTCAAGATCGACTTGATGCAGGCGGATTTTATAATCTTGATATGAAAATTGAAGAGGCAGCACGTGGTTTAGGTCTTGATGCGATTGGCTTGGACCGTGATGTTTCTGCACTTAGTGGTGGACAAAGGACTAAAGTGTTACTGGCGAAGCTTTTATTAGAGCAACCTCAAGTCCTTTTATTAGATGAACCAACAAACTACCTGGATGTCGAGCATATTCGGTGGCTGACCAACTATCTAAAAGAATACCCATATGCCTTTATCTTAATATCACATGATACTGAATTTATGAACCCTGTATCCAATGTCATCTTCCACTTAGAATTTTCAAAGTTAACAAGATATACGGCAAGCTACGAGAAATTCCTGGAATTAGCAGAAATTAATAAAAATCAGCACATCAATGCCTATGAAAAACAAAAGGAATTCATCAAAAAACAAGAAGATTTCATAGCAAAAAACAAAGCGCGTTATTCCACAACCGGTCGTGCTAAAAGTAGACAAAAGCAGCTTGATCGGATCGAACGAATTGACCGTCCTGAAACAGCCGTGAAACCAACGTTTAGTTTTAAAGAGTCACGAAGCAGTAGCCGTTATGTGTTCGAAGGAAAAGATATTGAAATCGGCTATGACCACCCGCTTCTACCGAAAATGTCGATGACGATTGAGCGTGGCGACAAGATTGCAATAATTGGCTGCAACGGGGTTGGAAAATCGACTTTATTAAAAACAATGCTTGGAAAAATTGAACCTTTAAACGGTAAAATTGAACGTGGTGATTTCCTCTTCCCTTCTTACTTTGAACAGGAAGTAAAAGCACAAGGAATTACGCCGATTGATGATCTTTGGAATGCCTTCCCTATCATGGATCAAAACCAGGTCCGTTCGGCACTTGCACGATGCGGATTAAAGAACGAGCATATTTCTAGACCATTGAATCAGCTTAGTGGTGGCGAGCAAGCCAAGGTGCGAATTTGTAAGCTACAAATGAATGAGAGTAACTGGCTTTTATTTGATGAGCCGACAAATCACTTGGATATTGCCGCAAAAGCTGAATTACAGCGTGCTATGCAGGAATATAAAGGTACGATTGTCTTGGTATGCCACGAACCTGACTTTTACGAAGGTTGGGTAACAAAGGTATGGAACGTTGAGGAATGGGCTCAAGAAGCCGTAAAATAA
- a CDS encoding glycine C-acetyltransferase: protein MSSKGLHHFLAENLQDLKNRGLYNVIDPIESPNGPIITIQGRNLINLSSNNYLGLATDQRLKYAAIAAIRQFGVGSGAVRTINGTLKLHVELEDKLAAFKHTEAAIAYQSGFNCNMAAISAVMDQHDAILSDELNHASIIDGCRISRARIIPFKHSDMEDLRVKAQEASESGQYNKLMVITDGVFSMDGDVAKLPEIVKIAEEYDLITYVDDAHGSGVLGKGAGTVKHFGLSDKIDFQIGTLSKAIGVVGGYVAGKQALIDWLKVRSRPFLFSTSLTPGDVAASIKAIEILTESSELNERLWENGNYLKKGLKNLGFNIGNSETPITPCILGDEVKTQQFSKRLIAEGVYAKAIVFPTVAKGTGRVRNMPTAAHTKEMLDQAISIYEKVGKELGLI from the coding sequence ATGTCAAGTAAAGGCTTACATCATTTTTTAGCTGAGAATTTACAGGATCTTAAAAACAGGGGTCTTTATAATGTGATTGACCCAATAGAGAGTCCAAATGGTCCAATCATTACGATACAAGGCAGAAACTTAATCAACCTGTCATCTAACAACTACTTAGGTCTTGCAACCGATCAACGGCTAAAGTATGCAGCAATTGCTGCTATTCGTCAATTTGGGGTTGGATCAGGAGCAGTTAGAACAATAAACGGAACGCTGAAACTGCATGTGGAACTTGAGGATAAGCTGGCGGCATTCAAACATACTGAAGCGGCAATTGCCTACCAATCTGGCTTCAATTGTAACATGGCAGCGATTTCGGCTGTGATGGATCAACACGATGCTATTCTTTCCGATGAGTTAAACCATGCATCGATCATCGATGGCTGCCGTATATCGAGAGCAAGAATTATTCCTTTCAAACATTCAGACATGGAGGATTTACGCGTAAAGGCCCAAGAAGCATCTGAATCAGGTCAATATAATAAACTAATGGTGATTACTGATGGTGTTTTCTCAATGGATGGAGATGTCGCTAAGCTCCCTGAAATCGTAAAAATTGCTGAGGAATATGATCTCATAACCTATGTGGATGATGCTCATGGTTCAGGTGTGTTAGGCAAAGGTGCTGGGACAGTAAAACATTTTGGATTATCCGATAAGATTGATTTCCAAATTGGCACACTCTCCAAAGCAATCGGGGTGGTAGGGGGTTATGTAGCTGGCAAACAAGCTTTAATCGATTGGTTAAAAGTCCGTAGTCGTCCATTTCTATTTTCCACGTCCTTAACACCAGGTGATGTTGCGGCATCCATAAAGGCAATCGAAATCCTTACTGAAAGCTCTGAGCTAAACGAACGTCTGTGGGAGAACGGGAACTATTTGAAGAAGGGTTTGAAAAACCTTGGTTTTAACATAGGGAATAGTGAAACACCGATTACGCCATGCATACTTGGCGATGAGGTCAAAACCCAGCAGTTTAGTAAACGATTAATCGCAGAGGGTGTCTATGCCAAAGCGATTGTTTTTCCAACGGTCGCAAAAGGAACAGGCCGAGTTCGAAATATGCCAACCGCTGCTCATACAAAAGAGATGCTCGATCAAGCGATTTCCATTTATGAAAAAGTGGGGAAAGAATTGGGGCTTATTTAA